A stretch of Apostichopus japonicus isolate 1M-3 chromosome 9, ASM3797524v1, whole genome shotgun sequence DNA encodes these proteins:
- the LOC139973921 gene encoding uncharacterized protein, whose protein sequence is MTLTEEAGRTPIPICPTNMIYGTCSCKATCEDPNGQSGCNRDCLGTDGCTCPAGFLMQGSDCISASECGCFVAEANVVIPNEETFVNDDCTQKCSCNNNRLICEEYRCSNDAVCDVRDGVRKCYCNEGYEGDGETCPPNVFTDCQDVYDAGQRQDGVYTIMPTGWSGSGFEVSCNMENGGGWTSIHRRSLPSPTDGTQMAHFFFYQRSEYPKDCRDVQSQCSTSNFSGVYIIKPDGFEEPFEVYCNNDVGGGGWTVIQRRDSGSVNFNRSWSQYKDGFGFLSTEFWLGNEKLSHLTNQADYELRVDIELSNGISFYTAHKGFRITDEWGQYKVTQIGANEINPPYAPFPPCPTNMIYGTCNCKATCIDPNKQSGCNRDCLDSEGCTCPAGFLMQGSDCISRSECGCFLAEANLVIPNGETSVNDDCTQKCSCNNNRLTCEDYRCSTNAVCDVKNKVRQCYCNEGYEGDGETCESLHTDCQDVYDAGHRQNGVYKIMPRGWPSLPFNVTCKMENGGGWTVFQRRTDSSTSFYQNWAAYKDGFGNDRNLWLGNEKLHYLTNQRNYKLRFDITTSSGSAKYAEFPEFQIESESNNYRMNKLADHSNGNTGYRFYYSRGKQFSTHDRDNDACGNFNCAEKHRSGWWHYDTYCSYCYSYSHCYYFQYSSSCKSYCTYDNLNGVYNGGNAEMVFTNYYYNCSPQYVEMKIRPTS, encoded by the exons ATGACGTTGACGGAGGAGGCTGGACG TACACCGATTCCTATATGTCCTACTAACATGATCTACGGAACCTGCAGTTGCAAAGCAACATGTGAAGATCCCAACGGACAATCTGGTTGTAACAGAGACTGTTTGGGTACTGATGGTTGCACCTGTCCAGCTGGTTTCTTAATGCAAGGAAGTGACTGTATCAGTGCGAGTGAATGCGGGTGTTTCGTAGCAGAGGCCAACGTGGTTATACCA AATGAAGAAACATTCGTTAACGATGACTGCACACAAAAGTGTTCTTGTAACAATAACCGACTAATCTGTGAAGAATACAGATGTAGTAACGATGCTGTGtgtgatgtcagagatggggtACGAAAGTGTTATTGTAATGAGGGATATGAAGGTGACGGTGAAACTTGTCCACCCAACGTTTTCACAGACTGCCAGGATGTTTATGACGCTGGGCAAAGACAAGATGGCGTTTATACAATCATGCCTACTGGATGGTCAGGGTCAGGATTCGAAGTATCCTGTAATATGGAAAATGGTGGAGGATGGACC AGTATTCATCGGAGAAGTTTACCTTCACCTACAGATGGCACTCAAA TGGCTCATTTCTTCTTTTATCAACGTTCTGAATATCCAAAGGACTGCCGAGACGTTCAAAGTCAGTGTTCTACGTCCAACTTTAGTGGAGTATACATCATTAAGCCAGATGGATTTGAAGAACCATTTGAGGTCTACTGCAACAACGACGTTGGCGGAGGAGGCTGGACG GTCATACAACGCCGCGACAGCGGTTCTGTTAATTTCAATAGGAGTTGGTCACAGTATAAAGATGGATTTGGTTTTCTCTCAACTGAGTTTTGGCTCGGCAATGAAAAGTTATCACATTTGACGAACCAAGCAGACTACGAGCTTCGTGTGGATATAGAATTATCTAATGGAATTTCGTTCTATACAGCACACAAAGGTTTTCGTATCACTGATGAATGGGGGCAATATAAGGTTACACAAATTGGCGCAAACGAAATTAATCCAC CATATGCACCGTTTCCTCCATGTCCTACTAACATGATCTACGGAACCTGCAATTGCAAAGCAACATGTATAGATCCCAACAAACAATCTGGTTGTAACAGAGACTGTTTGGATAGTGAGGGTTGCACCTGTCCAGCTGGTTTCTTAATGCAAGGGAGTGACTGTATCAGTAGGAGTGAATGCGGGTGTTTCTTAGCAGAGGCCAACTTGGTTATACCA AATGGAGAAACATCCGTTAACGATGACTGCACACAAAAGTGTTCTTGTAATAACAACCGACTGACATGCGAAGACTACAGATGTAGTACCAATGCTGTTTGTGATGTCAAGAATAAAGTACgacagtgttattgtaatgaGGGATATGAAGGTGACGGTGAAACTTGTGAATCCTTGCATACAGACTGCCAGGATGTTTATGACGCTGGACATAGACAAAATGGCGTTTATAAAATCATGCCTCGTGGATGGCCTAGTTTACCATTCAACGTAACTTGTAAAATGGAGAACGGTGGAGGATGGACC GTGTTTCAACGTCGTACTGATAGCTCTACGagtttttatcaaaactggGCTGCGTACAAAGACGGGTTTGGTAACGACAGGAATTTATGGCTAGGAAATGAAAAGCTTCATTACTTGACGAACCAGAGAAACTACAAGCTTCGCTTTGACATCACTACTTCTAGTGGATCGGCTAAATATGCTGAATTTCCAGAGTTTCAAATAGAGTCTGAAAGCAACAACTACAGAATGAATAAACTCGCTGATCATAGCAATGGAAATACAG GTTATCGTTTCTATTATAGCAGAGGAAAACAATTCAGCACACATGATCGAGACAATGACGCATGTGGTAACTTCAACTGCGCCGAGAAGCACAGAAGCGGCTGGTGGCACTATGATACATATTGCTCTTATTGTTATAGTTATAGCCATTGCTACTATTTCCAATACAGCAGCAGCTGCAAGTCATATTGCACCTATGACAACCTCAACGGCGTCTACAATGGAGGCAACGCGGAAATGGTCTTCACTAACTATTATTATAACTGCAGCCCCCAATATGTTGAGATGAAAATTCGACCAACCTCTTGA